The genomic DNA CTCCGGACATCCCTCCAGCCGGATTGCCATTTGGGACAAGCGCCCCTCCGATTTGCGCCGGGCAGGGTGGTACCGGCTGGCGGACGAGCTCGGGGTGCGCTGCATTGCCGCCGAGGATGCCGGTTGGGATCCGGACCCATTCAAAGCCTACGAAAAACCCGTCCTGGGCCGCCTGGTCGCGGGGGACCTTGAGTTCCCAAACAAGGAGGACCCGGGAGCCGGACGCCGGTCGTTCGTCTCACGCCTGCTCTCCCAGGAGCTCAACCACATCGTCCCGGTCTCCCCGGTCCTCAACCACAACGTCGCCGGGGTCAACGGCCAGTTGTTGGGCCTCGCGTATGCCAGCGTGGACAACACGCTGCGGTTCGTGAACAACCCGGGTCTCCTGGCGGAAACCGTCCCCGAAATCTGCGCTCTGGATGATGTGCTGCCCAAGGTGTTGTTTGGCGTCACCGATGCGCTGATCTGCCAGTATCGGGGGGAGGACACCACCCGGCTGCACCAGGCCATCGCGCTGAATGAGCTTCGATTCAGCCGCGACCCGGTGGCTCTCGACGTCCTGGCGATTGCCGACATCGAACGGGCGCGCGGCGGTTCACCGGACGCACAGATTCCCGAAAACCGCATCCGCACGGAACTGTTCGCCAATGCCGAATTGCTGGATCTCGGGGTCGCCGACCTCAAGCGCATTGAGCTCGTCCGACCCTCCCATTAGGTCCCATCAAGCCCATTCAATCCTTCATGAAACGTCTGACCCCTTCCCAGCTTCGCGCCGCCGCCCGGACCATCCCCAACTGGACCCGGCGCGGACAGGTCCTGAGCCGCACGTGGACGTTTGCCGACTTCCCCGGTTCCCTCGCGTTCGTCAATGCCGTGGGCGCCGTCGCGGAGGCCGCCGGCCACCATCCGGACATCACCATCCGATGGAACCGGGTCATCCTGGACCTGACCACCCACGATGCGGGCGGCCTGACCGAACGCGACGTCGCGCTGGCCTCCGCTCTGGACCAACTACCGTCAGCCGCCCCAAAGCGGCGGCGGAAGGCTCAGGCCTGAGCCGACCCTCCCCCGGGCTTCGGCAGAAAGAATCCCCGCTGCCGTGCACTGATCGGCAGGCCCAGCCGTTCCATCACGGCCAGCATGTCCTC from Verrucomicrobiia bacterium includes the following:
- a CDS encoding 4a-hydroxytetrahydrobiopterin dehydratase, with translation MKRLTPSQLRAAARTIPNWTRRGQVLSRTWTFADFPGSLAFVNAVGAVAEAAGHHPDITIRWNRVILDLTTHDAGGLTERDVALASALDQLPSAAPKRRRKAQA